From the Dunckerocampus dactyliophorus isolate RoL2022-P2 chromosome 12, RoL_Ddac_1.1, whole genome shotgun sequence genome, one window contains:
- the LOC129191333 gene encoding tubulin alpha chain-like, giving the protein MRECISVHVGQAGVQIGNACWELYCLEHGIQPDGQMPSDKTIGGGDDSFNTFFSETGAGKHVPRAVFVDLEPTVIDEVRTGTYRQLFHPEQLITGKEDAANNYARGHYTIGKEIIDLVLDRIRKLADQCTGLQGFLVFHSFGGGTGSGFTSLLMERLSVDYGKKSKLEFSIYPAPQVSTAVVEPYNSILTTHTTLEHSDCAFMVDNEAIYDICRRNLDIERPTYTNLNRLISQIVSSITASLRFDGALNVDLTEFQTNLVPYPRIHFPLATYAPVISAEKAYHEQLTVSEITNACFEPANQMVKCDPRHGKYMACCLLYRGDVVPKDVNAAIVSIKTKRTIQFVDWCPTGFKVGINYQPPTVVPGGDLAKVQRAVCMLSNTTAIAEAWARLDHKFDLMFAKRAFVHWYVGEGMEEGEFSEAREDMAALEKDYEEVGVDSIEGDEEEEGEEY; this is encoded by the exons TGTCTGGAACATGGAATTCAGCCTGATGGGCAGATGCCCAGTGATAAAACAATCGGGGGAGGAGATGATTCCTTCAACACTTTTTTCAGTGAGACTGGAGCTGGAAAACATGTGCCCAGAGCAGTTTTTGTGGACCTAGAGCCCACGGtcattg ATGAGGTGCGTACAGGAACATATCGCCAACTGTTCCACCCTGAGCAGCTGATCACTGGAAAGGAAGATGCGGCGAACAACTATGCCCGTGGACACTACACAATTGGCAAAGAGATCATTGACCTGGTGCTGGACAGAATCCGGAAActg GCTGACCAGTGCACTGGTCTTCAAGGCTTCCTGGTGTTCCATAGCTTTGGTGGTGGCACCGGTTCTGGTTTCACCTCCCTGTTGATGGAGCGCCTGTCTGTCGACTACGGGAAGAAGTCTAAGTTGGAGTTCTCAATCTACCCAGCTCCGCAGGTGTCCACTGCTGTGGTAGAGCCCTATAACTCCATCCTGACCACACACACCACCTTAGAGCACTCAGACTGTGCCTTTATGGTCGATAACGAAGCCATCTATGATATCTGCCGCAGGAATCTCGACATAGAGCGTCCTACTTATACTAACTTAAACCGATTAATTAGTCAGATTGTGTCGTCAATCACTGCTTCCCTTCGCTTCGACGGTGCCCTCAATGTTGACCTGACAGAGTTCCAGACCAACTTGGTGCCATATCCTCGTATCCACTTCCCACTGGCCACCTATGCCCCCGTCATCTCTGCTGAGAAGGCATACCACGAGCAATTAACAGTTTCTGAAATCACCAATGCCTGTTTCGAGCCAGCCAATCAGATGGTGAAATGTGACCCTCGACATGGCAAGTACATGGCGTGCTGCCTTCTGTACCGCGGCGACGTCGTGCCCAAGGATGTCAATGCAGCTATAGTCTCCATTAAAACTAAGCGTACCATCCAGTTTGTGGACTGGTGCCCCACTGGATTTAAGGTTGGTATAAACTATCAACCACCCACTGTGGTTCCTGGTGGAGATCTGGCCAAGGTCCAGAGGGCCGTGTGCATGCTAAGCAACACCACTGCCATTGCAGAGGCCTGGGCCCGACTGGACCACAAGTTTGACCTCATGTTTGCGAAGCGCGCCTTTGTTCATTGGTACGTAGGTGAGGGTATGGAGGAGGGTGAGTTCTCAGAGGCCAGAGAAGACATGGCGGCTCTGGAGAAGGATTACGAGGAGGTTGGAGTAGACTCCATAGAGggtgatgaagaggaggaaggagaggaaTATTGA